The Candidatus Cloacimonadota bacterium genome includes the window CTGGAGTATCCTGCAACATTCCGAAGAACTTCGTACATTCGGAAGTTTGAGAAAACTTCGACAAGATTTAATTACATAAACCTTCAAGGTTTTTGAAACCTTGAAGGTTTTTTATTGACACCAAAACAGAGATTCAACTTCTTTCACAAAGAATATATTATTAAAAACGGAGGAATTGTGGAAAGAATTAAAACTATTCTAAAAGTAAGTTTGATGATCGGAATGTTATTTATTATTGGATGTGCAGGAAGTGCGAGAACCGTTACCCGTATGTCAACCAACGAAGTTACCGATTTGAGCGGTCGCTGGAATGATACCGATTCCAAACTCGTGGCGGAGCAGATGATCCAGGATATGATCTATCGCAGCTGGATCGAAGATTTTGTTATGGAAAATGAGACAAAACCTGTTCTTATTGTAGGAACAGTCCGCAACAAAAGTTCTGAACATATTCAAACCGAAACATTTGTAAAAGACATCGAGAGGGAACTCATTAACAGCGGGAAAGTGAAGTTTGTGGCTGC containing:
- a CDS encoding penicillin-binding protein activator LpoB gives rise to the protein MIGMLFIIGCAGSARTVTRMSTNEVTDLSGRWNDTDSKLVAEQMIQDMIYRSWIEDFVMENETKPVLIVGTVRNKSSEHIQTETFVKDIERELINSGKVKFVAASKERKEILEERYHQQSHASDETAKALANETGADFMLIGTITSTTDAISGKAAVFYQVDMELVNIESNEKVWMGSKEIKKFIEQKKTKW